The proteins below come from a single Piscinibacter gummiphilus genomic window:
- the cysT gene encoding sulfate ABC transporter permease subunit CysT: MFLSRTLLRRHSVLPGFDIALGFTVLYLSFIVLIPLSAAFLKTFTMTWPAFWEAVATPRVVASYRLTFGASFAAAVLNAIFGLVVAWVLVRYSFPFKRVIDALVDLPFALPTAVAGIALTALYSGNGWIGQYLPFKVSFTPLGVFVALTFIGLPFVVRTLQPVLEDMHKELEEAAATLGASRWQTFRHVIFPIVSPALLTGFALAFARALGEYGSVIFIAGNMPMVSEITPLLIITKLEQYDYTGATAIAVVMLVAAFVMLLAINLLQAWTRRRQGR, from the coding sequence ATGTTCCTTTCGCGCACCTTGCTGCGGCGGCACTCCGTGCTGCCCGGCTTCGACATCGCCCTCGGCTTCACGGTGCTCTACCTGAGCTTCATCGTGCTGATCCCGTTGTCGGCGGCGTTCCTGAAGACGTTCACCATGACGTGGCCGGCCTTCTGGGAGGCCGTGGCCACGCCTCGCGTGGTCGCGTCGTACCGGCTCACCTTCGGCGCGTCGTTTGCGGCGGCGGTGCTCAACGCCATCTTCGGCCTGGTCGTGGCGTGGGTGCTGGTGCGCTACAGCTTCCCATTCAAGCGGGTGATCGATGCGCTGGTCGACCTGCCGTTCGCCTTGCCCACGGCGGTGGCCGGCATCGCCCTCACCGCGCTCTATTCAGGCAACGGCTGGATCGGCCAGTACCTGCCCTTCAAGGTGAGCTTCACGCCGCTCGGGGTGTTCGTCGCGCTCACCTTCATCGGCCTGCCGTTCGTCGTGCGCACCTTACAGCCGGTGCTGGAAGACATGCACAAGGAACTCGAGGAGGCCGCCGCCACGCTCGGGGCTTCGCGCTGGCAGACCTTCCGCCACGTGATCTTCCCCATCGTCTCGCCGGCCCTGCTGACCGGCTTTGCGCTCGCCTTCGCGCGCGCCCTCGGCGAGTACGGTTCGGTGATCTTCATCGCCGGCAACATGCCGATGGTCTCGGAGATCACGCCGCTGCTCATCATCACCAAGCTCGAGCAGTACGACTACACCGGCGCCACCGCGATCGCGGTGGTGATGCTGGTCGCCGCCTTCGTGATGCTCCTGGCCATCAACCTGCTGCAGGCGTGGACGCGCCGCCGCCAGGGCCGCTGA
- a CDS encoding sulfate ABC transporter substrate-binding protein: MRFPHVPSRRSVLSLAVAAAALHVAPGALAAGPTLLNVSYDVARELYKEINPAFIKQWKGQTGEDVSVNQSHGGSSKQARAVIDGLEADVVTMNQSSDIDAIASRGKLIPADWAKRLPDNSAPTTSTTVILVRKGNPKGIKDWTDLAKQGVSVVIPNPKITGNGRYTYVAAWGALMKGGATPAQARETVQKIFGNVPVFDGGGRAATTTFAQRNIGDALCTFESEINLIKAEFGDNFDVVYPKWSILAENPVALIDKVVDKKGTRKQAEAYLKFLWSDEAQEIAAKHQIRPRSAKILAKYAKDFPKVNTFTIDEAFGGWTKAQKEHFDDGAIYDQILAAIKK; encoded by the coding sequence ATGCGCTTTCCTCATGTTCCCTCCCGCCGCTCGGTCCTGTCTCTCGCGGTGGCGGCCGCTGCGCTCCATGTCGCCCCCGGGGCACTCGCCGCGGGGCCCACGCTGCTGAACGTCAGCTACGACGTGGCGCGCGAGCTCTACAAGGAAATCAACCCCGCCTTCATCAAGCAGTGGAAGGGGCAGACCGGTGAAGACGTGTCGGTCAACCAGTCGCACGGCGGCTCGAGCAAGCAGGCGCGTGCCGTGATCGACGGGCTCGAGGCCGACGTGGTCACCATGAACCAGTCGAGCGACATCGACGCCATCGCCAGCCGCGGCAAGCTGATCCCCGCCGACTGGGCCAAGCGCCTGCCCGACAACAGCGCGCCCACCACGTCCACCACCGTGATCCTGGTGCGCAAGGGCAACCCCAAGGGCATCAAGGACTGGACCGACCTCGCCAAGCAGGGCGTGAGCGTCGTCATCCCCAACCCCAAGATCACCGGCAACGGCCGCTACACCTATGTGGCCGCCTGGGGCGCGCTCATGAAGGGCGGCGCCACGCCGGCCCAGGCCCGCGAGACGGTGCAGAAGATCTTCGGCAACGTGCCGGTGTTCGACGGCGGCGGCCGTGCGGCCACCACCACCTTCGCGCAGCGCAACATCGGCGATGCGCTGTGCACCTTCGAGAGCGAGATCAACCTCATCAAGGCCGAGTTCGGCGACAACTTCGACGTGGTCTACCCGAAGTGGAGCATCCTGGCCGAGAACCCGGTCGCGTTGATCGACAAGGTGGTCGACAAGAAGGGCACGCGCAAGCAGGCCGAGGCCTACCTCAAGTTCCTGTGGAGCGACGAGGCGCAGGAGATCGCGGCCAAGCACCAGATCCGCCCGCGCTCGGCCAAGATCCTCGCCAAGTACGCGAAGGACTTCCCGAAGGTCAACACCTTCACCATCGACGAAGCCTTCGGCGGCTGGACCAAGGCGCAGAAGGAACACTTCGACGACGGCGCCATCTACGACCAGATCCTCGCGGCCATCAAGAAATAA
- a CDS encoding sulfate ABC transporter substrate-binding protein, which yields MKTSIRTLLAASALALLAGIATAKDVTLLNVSYDPTRELYHEYNAAFAKHWKAKTGDNVTIKQSHGGSGKQARSVIDGIDADVVTLALAYDIDEIAERGKLLGADWQKRLKHNSSPYTSTYLFLVRKGNPKGIKDWGDLVKPGVSVITANPKTSGGARWGYLAAYGWALQQPGGNEAKAKEYIAKLFQNVPVLDSGARGSTVTFAERGQGDVLLAWENEAHLSLKEFGAGKFDIVYPPTSILAEPPVAVVDKVVDKKGTRAVATAYLDYLYTPEGQEIAAKNFYRPIDEKVAAKYAKQFPAVKLFTVDQLFGGWTKAQKTHFADGGVFDQIYTKSK from the coding sequence ATGAAAACTTCGATCCGCACCCTGCTCGCCGCCTCGGCGCTGGCCCTCCTGGCCGGCATCGCAACCGCCAAGGACGTGACCCTGCTCAACGTCTCCTACGACCCGACCCGCGAGCTGTACCACGAGTACAACGCCGCCTTTGCCAAGCACTGGAAGGCCAAGACCGGCGACAACGTGACCATCAAGCAGTCGCACGGCGGCTCGGGCAAGCAGGCCCGCTCGGTGATCGACGGCATCGACGCGGATGTTGTCACCCTGGCGCTGGCATATGACATCGACGAAATCGCCGAGCGCGGCAAGCTGCTCGGCGCTGACTGGCAGAAGCGCCTGAAGCACAACAGCTCCCCTTACACCTCGACCTACCTCTTCCTCGTCCGCAAGGGCAACCCGAAGGGCATCAAGGACTGGGGCGACCTGGTGAAACCGGGCGTGTCGGTCATCACCGCCAACCCCAAGACCTCGGGCGGCGCGCGCTGGGGCTACCTGGCTGCCTACGGCTGGGCGCTGCAGCAGCCCGGCGGCAACGAAGCGAAGGCGAAGGAGTACATCGCCAAGCTGTTCCAGAACGTGCCGGTGCTCGACTCCGGTGCCCGCGGATCGACCGTGACCTTCGCCGAGCGCGGCCAGGGCGACGTGCTGCTCGCCTGGGAAAACGAAGCCCACCTGTCGCTGAAGGAGTTCGGGGCCGGCAAGTTCGACATCGTCTACCCGCCGACGAGCATCCTGGCCGAGCCGCCCGTGGCGGTGGTCGACAAGGTGGTCGACAAGAAGGGCACCCGTGCCGTCGCCACCGCCTACCTCGACTACCTCTACACCCCGGAAGGCCAGGAGATCGCGGCCAAGAACTTCTATCGCCCGATCGACGAGAAGGTGGCCGCCAAGTATGCGAAGCAGTTCCCGGCTGTGAAGCTCTTCACGGTCGACCAGCTCTTCGGCGGCTGGACCAAGGCGCAGAAGACGCATTTCGCCGACGGTGGCGTGTTTGACCAGATCTACACCAAGAGCAAGTAA
- the cysW gene encoding sulfate ABC transporter permease subunit CysW, whose protein sequence is MPLSDGTHVSHRKLVDATAEPAWVRRTLIAVALLFLTLFLFVPLVSVFFEAFKKGVDVYLAAITEPDAVSAVKLTLLAAAISVPLNLVFGVAAAWCIAKFDFRGKDLLLTLIDLPFSVSPVISGLIFVLIFGLQGWFGEWLRDHDLKIIFALPGIVLATVFITFPFIARELIPLMQAQGVEQEEAARVLGASGWQIFWRVTLPNVKWALLYGVILCNARAMGEFGAVSVVSGHIRGQTNTMPLHIEILYNEYQFAAAFAVASLLAGLALVTLVLKYLVEQRVKAQKREAEGRSE, encoded by the coding sequence ATGCCCCTTTCCGACGGCACCCACGTGTCCCACCGCAAGCTCGTCGACGCCACCGCCGAGCCGGCGTGGGTGCGGCGCACCCTGATCGCGGTGGCGCTGCTCTTTCTCACGCTGTTCCTCTTCGTACCGCTGGTCTCGGTGTTCTTCGAGGCTTTCAAGAAGGGCGTCGACGTCTATCTCGCCGCGATCACCGAGCCCGATGCGGTGTCGGCCGTCAAGCTCACCCTGCTGGCCGCGGCCATCTCGGTGCCGCTCAACCTCGTGTTCGGCGTGGCGGCGGCGTGGTGCATCGCCAAGTTCGATTTCCGCGGCAAGGACCTGCTGCTCACGCTGATCGACCTGCCGTTCTCGGTCTCACCAGTGATCTCGGGCCTGATCTTCGTGCTGATCTTCGGCCTGCAGGGCTGGTTCGGCGAGTGGCTGCGCGACCACGACCTCAAGATCATCTTCGCGTTGCCGGGCATCGTGCTGGCGACGGTCTTCATCACCTTCCCGTTCATCGCGCGCGAGCTGATCCCGCTGATGCAGGCGCAAGGCGTCGAGCAGGAAGAGGCCGCGCGGGTGCTCGGCGCCTCGGGCTGGCAGATCTTCTGGCGCGTGACGCTGCCCAACGTGAAGTGGGCGCTGCTCTACGGCGTGATCCTGTGCAATGCGCGGGCGATGGGCGAGTTCGGCGCGGTGAGCGTGGTGTCGGGCCACATCCGCGGGCAGACCAACACCATGCCGCTGCACATCGAGATCCTCTACAACGAATACCAGTTCGCGGCCGCATTCGCGGTGGCGTCGCTGCTGGCGGGGCTGGCGCTGGTGACGCTGGTGTTGAAGTACCTGGTCGAGCAGCGCGTGAAGGCGCAGAAACGCGAAGCCGAAGGGAGAAGCGAATGA